The Impatiens glandulifera chromosome 3, dImpGla2.1, whole genome shotgun sequence genome contains a region encoding:
- the LOC124929291 gene encoding MLO-like protein 9: protein MTGGGEEGARQLDQTPTWAVALVCSVIVIISIGLEEVLHLIGEWFEERKKKAMLEALEKIKAELMILGFISLLLTFGQKYISRICIPYIAADTMLPCNIKQSPHQRGTHHVFPFKNEPQHNPRRLLLYDHRLLSSGSPPNGCKAGHVPMISIEALHQLHIFIFFLAIFHVIYSAITMTLGRMKIRLWKEWEHETQKENEANDPKNFRLTHETSFVKGHTNFMTQTPFLFYVACFCRQFFRSVTKADYLSLREGFISVHLAPGSKFNFQKYIKRSLEDDFKVVVGISPLLWTSAVLFFLFNVDGWQGMFWLSMMPLIVTLSLGTKLQAIIAKMAIEIQEKHAVVQGIPLVQVSDRHFWFDRPKLILNLIHLTLFQSAFEITYFLWIWYEFGLRSCFHKNLPLVLARVFLGVGVQILCSYITLPLYALVTQMGSTMKISIFDEQTSKALMNWHKNAMKKKNSRKSDSTKQ from the exons ATGAcgggaggaggagaagaaggtgCGAGACAGCTCGATCAAACGCCAACCTGGGCAGTTGCTCTGGTTTGCAGTGTAATAGTCATCATCTCGATAGGGTTAGAGGAAGTTCTTCATCTGATTGGGGAG TGGTTtgaagaaaggaaaaagaaagcTATGCTTGAAGCACTGGAGAAGATTAAAGCTG AGCTTATGATTCTAGGGTTCATTTCCCTTCTGTTGACATTTGGGCAAAAATACATTTCAAGAATCTGTATTCCTTACATAGCAGCCGATACAATGTTGCCGTGCAACATTAAACAGTCTCCCCACCAACGTGGAACCCATCATGTTTTTCCGTTTAAGAACGAGCCACAACACAACCCTAGAAGGCTATTGTTGTATGATCATAGACTTTTATCAAGTGGAAGCCCTCCAAATGGCTGTAAGGCG GGACATGTTCCTATGATATCTATTGAGGCTTTACATCAACTGCAtatcttcatattcttcttggCTATTTTTCATGTTATATATAGTGCTATAACAATGACTCTTGGAAGAATGAAG ATTCGCTTGTGGAAGGAATGGGAACACGAAACTCAAAAGGAGAATGAAGCTAATG ATCCTAAGAATTTCCGGCTTACTCATGAAACTTCGTTTGTCAAAGGCCACACAAACTTCATGACCCAAACACCTTTCCTCTTTTATGTT GCATGTTTCTGTCGGCAATTCTTTAGGTCAGTTACTAAAGCTGACTACCTGTCCTTGCGCGAGGGATTCATATCT GTTCATTTAGCACCTGGAAGTAAGTTTAACTTCCAAAAGTATATTAAAAGATCGCTAGAAGACGATTTCAAAGTAGTTGTCGGAATCAG tccacTGTTATGGACTTCTGCAGTACTATTCTTTCTATTCAATGTTGATG GATGGCAGGGTATGTTTTGGTTGTCCATGATGCCTTTAATT GTTACCTTATCCCTTGGAACAAAACTACAAGCAATCATAGCTAAGATGGCCATAGAAATACAAGAAAAACACGCCGTCGTTCAGGGAATACCACTTGTACAGGTCTCCGATAGGCATTTTTGGTTTGATCGTCCCAAACTAATCCTAAATCTCATACATCTTACCTTGTTTCAG AGTGCATTTGAGATTACCTACTTCTTATGGATTTGG TATGAATTCGGGCTGAGATCTTGTTTCCACAAGAACTTACCGCTTGTTCTAGCAAGAGTTTTTCTTGG GGTAGGAGTTCAAATTTTGTGCAGCTACATTACTCTTCCACTATATGCTCTCGTAACTCAG ATGGGATCAACCATGAAGATTTCAATCTTCGATGAACAAACCTCCAAGGCACTCATGAATTGGCACAAAAACGcgatgaagaaaaagaacagTCGAAAAAGTGATTCAACCAAACaatag
- the LOC124932827 gene encoding dolichyl-diphosphooligosaccharide--protein glycosyltransferase subunit 1A, which yields MGKKKMAIHFSFFLLSIAALLTTALSDLVISKLDRRIDLISQTVRVTSTLKIENAGSDSVSEILLPFPNYQSKDLAYLSSAIIEGKGKTKSSSVILPVEVVNPQGMPPDLTWYSVSLPKRLGKGDTVTLDVLAVFTHSMKPFPEKITLSEHQLVVFQDSGHYLSPYLVKAQSLVIKLPANAKIESFTKLENSKQAGSEIKYGPYENLPSFSYSPIVVHFQNNQPFAVAEELIREIEISHWGNVQVTEYYSLVHGGAKSLGEFSRLEYQARPDIRGASSFKRLTAKLPPRAHSIYYRDEIGNISTSNLWGDSKKTQLEIEPRFPMLGGWKTSFTIEYGVPLQDFLFQSEGKRFLNITFGCPINDLIVDKLIVKVVLPEGSTEISVAVPFPVNQSYETKLSHLDMDGRPVAVLEKTNAVLEHNQYFQVYYKFNSFSLLREPLMLISGFFFLFIACIVYMHADLTISKSSPSYLAKLQWDEAQTVIQQIRDIISQSLTIHDKLEASLRDLSRTGDVQSCKAVRKTSDGVLKEFSKELKPLLAFLHSSSSHASQIFPKVEDLVTKERDLQEKLMLKHTTVVDGYEKKTSGREMENRVAPIQQKLTVLRQEVDDLLDFIDEI from the exons atggggaagaagaagatggcCATCCATTTCTCATTCTTTCTCTTGTCCATCGCCGCACTCTTGACCACTGCTCTCTCCGATCTGGTCATCTCTAAGCTTGATCGACGG ATTGATCTTATTTCACAAACTGTACGTGTCACCTCAACACTGAAG ATAGAGAACGCTGGAAGTGATTCTGTATCAGAAATATTATTGCCCTTCCCTAATTATCAGTCAAAGGACTTGGCATATTTATCTTCAGCTATTATTGAAGGAAAGGGAAAAACAAAAAGTTCCTCAGTTATTCTTCCCGTTGAAGTTGTGAATCCCCAAGGGATGCCTCCAGATTTGACATGGTACTCTGTATCTCTACCCAAGAGACTTGGAAAAGGGGATACTGTAACATTGGATGTTCTAGCTGTCTTTACCCACTCAATGAAACCGTTTCCTGAAAAAATCACCCTTTCTGAACACCAGCTAGTTGTATTCCAAGATAGTGGACATTATCTTTCTCCTTATTTGGTTAAGGCCCAATCCCTTGTTATAAAATTGCCTGCTAATGCTAAAATTGAGTCATTTACGAAACTTGAAAATAGCAAACAAGCAGGATCAGAGATTAAATATGGACCATATGAGAATCTTCCGTCCTTCTCATATTCACCGATTGTTGTTCATTTTCAAAACAATCAGCCCTTTGCCGTGGCTGAAGAGCTGATCAGAGAAATTGAAATTTCCCATTGGGGAAATGTGCAAGTGACAGAGTATTACAGCCTTGTTCATGGAGGTGCCAAAAGCTTAGGGGAGTTCTCCAG GTTGGAATATCAAGCTAGGCCTGATATAAGAGGTGCGTCATCGTTTAAGCGTCTCACTGCCAAATTGCCTCCAAGAGCTCATTCTATTTATTATAGAGATGAAATTGGCAATATCTCAACCTCAAATTTGTGGGGCGACTCTAAAAAG ACACAACTGGAAATTGAACCTCGATTCCCAATGCTTGGTGGTTGGAAAACTTCTTTCACTATTGAATATGGTGTGCCACTCCAAGACTTCTTGTTCCAATCTGAAGGAAAACGTTTCCTTAACATAACCTTTGGATGCCCGATAAATGATCTGATCGTTGACAAATTGATTGTGAAG GTTGTTTTGCCTGAAGGATCAACAGAAATATCTGTTGCTGTCCCCTTTCCAGTGAATCAGTCATACGAG ACTAAACTTTCCCACTTGGATATGGATGGCAGGCCAGTTGCTGTGCTAGAGAAGACAAATGCCGTGCTTGAGCATAATCAATATTTCCAG GTTTACTACAAGTTCAACAGCTTTTCATTATTGAGGGAACCACTTATGTTGATCTCTGggttcttcttcctcttcatcgCATGCATTGTTTATATGCACGCCGATTTAACAATTTCAAAATCATCTCCGTCTTATCTGGCAAAGCTGCAGTGGGATGAG GCTCAAACAGTAATTCAACAGATCCGAGATATCATTAGCCAAAGTTTGACAATCCATGATAAGCTAGAAGCATCTCTGCGCGATCTGTCGAGAACAGGTGATGTCCAGTCTTGTAAAGCAGTCAGGAAAACCTCAGACGGTGTATTGAAAGAGTTTTCCAAAGAACTAAAGCCCTTGTTGGCCTTCTTGCATTCTTCTTCATCACATGCTTCTCAGATATTTCCCAAG GTAGAGGATTTAGTTACAAAGGAGAGGGATCTTCAAGAGAAGCTTATGTTAAAACACACAACAGTTGTGGATGGGTATGAGAAGAAGACTAGTGGACGAGAAATGGAGAATAGGGTTGCTCCTATTCAGCAGAAGCTTACTGTTCTGAGGCAAGAGGTTGATGATCTACTCGATTTTATCGATGAGATTTAA
- the LOC124932828 gene encoding RING-H2 finger protein ATL80, producing MDSSNSSPNDVPNGNQYSDFIVILAALMCALICVLGLAAVARCAWIRRISGLPPNTSSTATANKGLKKKVLRSIPKVTYTTDYAAKFSDCAICLMEFSAGEEVRVLPQCGHGFHVVCIDTWLGSHSSCPSCRQILVASRCQQCGGLPVVSSVPAQQTELTLDAPIVFLP from the coding sequence ATGGATTCTTCAAATTCCTCACCGAACGATGTCCCCAACGGCAATCAATACTCTGACTTCATAGTCATCCTCGCCGCTCTTATGTGTGCCCTAATCTGCGTACTCGGTCTAGCGGCTGTCGCTCGTTGCGCTTGGATCCGTCGGATCTCTGGCCTTCCTCCTAATACCTCCTCCACAGCTACTGCGAACAAAGGCCTGAAGAAGAAGGTCCTCCGTTCCATTCCAAAAGTCACCTATACAACCGACTACGCCGCCAAATTCTCCGATTGCGCCATTTGCCTGATGGAATTCTCCGCCGGTGAAGAAGTGAGAGTTCTACCGCAGTGCGGCCATGGATTTCACGTCGTATGCATTGATACCTGGCTTGGATCTCACTCTTCGTGTCCGTCCTGTCGACAGATTCTAGTAGCGTCCAGATGCCAACAATGCGGTGGATTACCTGTTGTAAGCTCTGTCCCCGCTCAACAGACTGAATTAACACTTGATGCTCCGATTGTATTCTTACCTTAG
- the LOC124932829 gene encoding outer envelope pore protein 21B, chloroplastic-like: METSIRYSRDSRVLKLHAKEKLPIDSNTHLQVRGELDTKFGAPTYVDAMLRHFNPNLAVNLGVGLQYTKIDKLRYTVRGKKAFPVSVDGLVKFNVKGQCNVDNEFKERKAKGAAEFSLTILNFKKDQDVRLKVGYELIKKLAYMQIRENNWTLNVDAKGAWNIRYDL, encoded by the exons ATGGAGACCTCAATCAGATACAGTAGAGATTCCAGAGTTCTCAAGTTACACGCGAAAGAAAAACTTCCAATTGATTCCAACACCCACTTGCAG GTCCGCGGAGAGCTAGATACAAAATTTGGAGCCCCAACTTATGTAGATGCAATGCTAAGACATTTTAATCCAAAT TTAGCAGTAAACCTTGGTGTGGGATTACAGTATACCAAAATTGATAAACTCCGTTACACTGTGAGAGGAAAGAAGGCGTTTCCAGTTTCGGTTGATGGGTTAGTGAAGTTTAATGTCAAAGGGCAGTGTAATGTTGACAATGAGTTTAAAGAG AGGAAAGCAAAAGGAGCTGCGGAATTTTCCTTGACCATTCTGAATTTCAAAAAAGATCAAGATGTGAGGCTTAAAGTTGGATATGAACTCATCAAAAAG CTTGCATACATGCAGATAAGGGAAAACAATTGGACTCTGAATGTTGATGCTAAAGGCGCATGGAATATCAGATATGACCTGTGA